The genomic window attaaaaaagcCATTCAAATGCAGCATTTATCATCtgaattcctttgcattttcttttcctttccataaaAAATTCAGCAATTGAATGTGTTCTGCTCTTGGCAGCTTCAGACATTGAAAGGGATCTTTCTTACACCTCTTGCATTAACAAAAACTAGTCTGCCCTTCCTGAAACCTTCcatttgctgagaaaaaaaaaatcatttttggcCACAGAGCTCATGTTTGCTTATGAGAAATACCATGAGCTGTTGCAGCAACAGCACATCCGCATGGATGTGACAGCATGCAGCCACTGACTCATCCCCTCGGAGTGGGGTGAGCCCGCAGTGTGGAGCCACAGGGGGTGCGCATGTAGGATatgctggaggagaaggaaaggtgaCCAATGTTTGGATAATTATGTGTTTGGCAGCTTGGTAACATCAGCTGGAGAGACCTGGAGAGAGTGCCAGAAGTGAACAGGCGGGACAGTATTTTGGTGCATTGCTTCTCAGCACACATAGTCTCACGAGCCTCAGCTCTGGCAGGTACTTCGCAGGGGAAGGGAGTGTGCTGAGGTTGGCCCGTCTGCTTCCCTCGAAGATAAATCACCTACAAATGACTGAGAAAATTCTGCCCCTCTACGCAGCCGCCAGCATGACCCTGGCCTGATTTTGAGGTCCTTGGTTTTGGGGGCCTGACTGGGAGCTGAGCACTAGGAAGGCAGCCCGCCTCCATTGCAGCAGTGCCTTTCAGAAGCCCTTCAATGCATCCCGCTGGGTGGCATGGAAATTACTGTGAAAAATCCATATCCTTCATCCTCTGCTCCTTCTGTCCGGTTCAGTTTTAGATCTGTGCGTCTGATGAAGAATGACACCATGAACTTCCAGAAGTTCTCCTACACCAATGAAGATGAAGCCTGGAAAACCTACCTGGAGAACCCCCTGACCGCAGCCACTAAGGCCATGATGAGAGTGAATGGAGACGATGATAGTGTggctgccctgagcctcctctaTGACTACTACATGGTACGTTCCTATTGGGGCTGGGTGTCCTAGGGGAGTCAGTCTCACAGGACAAGTGTGAAGGTAAAACATGCTGAGCGCCCCAAGGGGGTACCCACCCCCTGAGCTCTCTGTGTCAGTTGTGCAATGATCCTTTGGAAATCCCCAGCCATAGAGGGCCACTGTTGTCCCCAGTACACGGATGTAAACTGATCTCATTCTGCATAATGAAGCCAGAACAGGGTGAAAAATTGAACACGAGTGTCTTGGGTCTCAGGCTGGGGTTCTTTCTATGTAACAGCTTTCTGACAAGAAGTGGGGATGCTTTATGAGACACAAAGCTGCAACAGCCAGGTGCCTTGCAGACTCTCCAGCTTTCTCTCTCCCAGCGCTGCTTTAGGATGGGGCTGCATGAAATGCAGATAGGATTTAGACCAGAGTGGAACCAACAAACTGATGTTCCCGTTCACCTGGGTGCTTTTCAGAGTTGTTCCGAGAACACAATGTGGTGGGTTGCCTCAGGTTACCTTGGCAATCTGTGGCAGAACCAGCAGGAGGGCCCAGGTCTCCTGCATCCTTGCCCAGTGTTTATTATTCgcctgttttttttgtctgtgccaTGCAGACAGGGTGAAATTTGCCTCTGCTTTCCATGAATAAAATCTAACAACAAACTAACTCTTTGTTCTGCCTTGTTCTAGGTCCCAAAGGAGAAGAGGATTCTTACATCGGGTATGATGGGACGTAATGAGCTAGGAAAGAGGTGAGCTTCATTTTTGCTCTCTCTAGCTGTCTcattctcctgcagctgcttgcatGCATGATGGGTCTCCTCATTTGCATAAAATAAACATCAGAGCACAGTGTTATTACCAGCAACAGTGGAGGTTATTAACCCTGAGACATACATTAAAATTCTTTAGGCCAAATCCCAAGCAGGTATACGTTGAGCTACACCCATTTACACAACTGAGGATCTGTCTCACTATGTTCAGAAAGAGTTGCACTGATTTGCAGTATCTGAAgaatttgtctttatttcctaTGTTGTGCCAATTGGATAGGACTGGCAGAGAGAAGGTAATGGTGAAATCCTCTCCACCAGGCTCATAAGGGTTTCTTTTCCGACCGCTTGCAGTCTCCCAGGATTCTCTTCCAGTGAATCCCGTCTGTCCTTTGAGGTTTTCAGATAATTAACTACAAAATTAATGGCTCATTCACCACTATGAGTTCAGTTCCTCTTCCTGGAGATCACCCTCGGCCCTGTCAGATTCCCATACTAAGCAGATGTACATAGCTGGCTCAAGATCACCCAGCAGCCAGACTGTGCAGCTTGCTCCTCAGCTGTGCACCAGGACATCTGCACCTTGCTGTGACAACTTGCTGGGGTAGTCCACCCTCTTCCCTAGTTTGAGACGGGCCCCTTTCTCCACCAGGCACTGCCACGGAATGGAGTATGACTCGGAGATCGCATCCTTTGACGGCTCAGCCCATCTCATGAAGCTCTTGTCTGAAAACACTTCCATGGCCCAAGAATACTGTGAACCACAGAAGAAGAATGGCTTAAGTCTTGAAAGTATCCCTAGTCCTCACAAGCCAGCCATACTTCCACCAGGAACCAGCAAGCTGGATGCCACCCCAGATACCTACATGGTCCCTCCAGGGGACGTGTATGACAACAACTCATTGAACTCCCTCTTCGAGACCATCCCTGTGGCCACACCGCAGCAGAGGTGGCAGCCAGACAGCACTTTCAAAGAGGATCCCCAGGAggtcagagctgcagcctgttgcatgctggcagtgctggggtaCCGGCACAAGTATGTCTATAATTCAGGATTTCCTCGTGCTGGAGTCAGGGGGAGCTTTGCTTGTGCATTAGAAGCTTGATGGCATTCCCACTGAATTACCAGGGGTTTTACATTAGTTTTAGAAGGCTTTGAAATGAGGCCTCTGTTGTACTGAGTGGGAGAAGGTGAATGgacaaaacaatgaaagattCTAAATATGACCGTTTTGTTTCCACTTTTCCATAGTCACTACTCTTCAGTGATATCCTCAAGCCCCAGCCAGAGCTGCCCTGCCCCGAGAGTTATCCTACGGACGGTGTTAAGAGGTAACTTGCCAGTCCACGCTCTCTGTGTTCCCAGGGCTTTTGGCTGTGTACCATTCCTGGGGAATGGCTGCagccctctccctgccccagtACGGGCCTTAGCAGCGGCCATGGCAAACACCAAGATCTCATGCCTTTGCAGACAGGTTGTATCTCAGACGCAAGTTTCTCTTCTCTGATTTTTTAGACACAGAGAAGTTACGAATTTTAGTGTTCGGGGTTTGAAGTAGGGATTAGGGTTGGAAGGCTTTTGTTGTAAAGTTACTGCCTCTCATTCCTAAAACATCAGAGATTTCACCTTGTTTCCTGTCCCTCTCTCAGGGAGAGCTTTCCTGCTCTCGATATTGCACCAAACCTCCAAGTGGGCATTATCCCATCTCCCACCTTTCATTTGCCTCCTGAGTTAGCTGACTCTGTGACTCAGCTATCAGCTGTGGGGGTTTTACCACAGACAGCAGCTCGCATTTATGAGCCAGAGGctttctgcttgctgcctaTCCCTGCACTGAGGTTCTCTAGCATTCCTGGCTCTAGAGAAGAGAAGCTGCCAAGTCTGTCTTCAGAGATGGCATCACTGGGAAgcagggcaggaaaaaaagtggatgACTACACAGGAATAGGAGATATCCTTGCCCTGCAGGTCCTCCTGTTTCTACAGGACCCATTAGGAAACAGTCCTCATGGGTTATCAATTTACGGGTGTGAATTTGGAGACAGGAATCTGCGTTTAGGATGTTTTAAAAGTCTCATTGGAAGTGcctgttttggtttgtttgggttCAGGCTTTTGATTGTGCACTGTTTCTGTAGCCATCCACAGAAAAAGGTGGGTCAAAGCAATGtatggtgtttttcttttctgaagccaTAAACAATAACAAAGGGTAAAATGTGGCTATTGGAGAAGTGCTGTTCCTTGGTGTGTTGGGAGGGTCAGcgtgtgctgtgctgcaaggtGCTTGGCCACAGCTGTTGGTAAATGTTCAtggcaagggagttggactagatgacctttacaggtcccttccaactctaatgattctgtgattcaaggTGAGATGGGAATAATAAGAGACTTATGTGTCCAGTGCCTGTCACCTGTAAGGATGGAGGCATGCCTTGTTTTAGTTTTGAAGTgaaacagcagtgtgtgcttaCTCATCATTCTCATCCTTCTCTCTTTGTTCAATACAAGTGACTTTGAATACACTCTGGGGTCGCCCAAAGCCATTCACATAAAATCTGGGGACTCTCCCATGGCCTACCTCAACAAAGGACAGTTCTACCCCATCACGCTGCGGACAGCTGGAGACAGCAAATGTTTACACTTGTCCTCAAATAAAGTGAAGGTAAGAGACAAGCTGACAATTTTGCTGACACATGCTATAATCAGACATCCAGCAATTGTACTGGCCTGGGAAAGGAGCTGAACATGAAGAGTAATGGCTTTGTGGCTCAGGTTGACTTAAAGCAATGAATGGGTTGGATTCACTCATAGCAAGCTAATCCTCTGATGCACAGCAACAGCCTTCATGTAACCTGCCAGCTGAAACCTTTTGCAGTCAGGTTTGGGATGCACAAAATGCCTCCCCAGTTGGTGGCTGGCTGAGGGGCTTGGTGGGAAGACCAGTGCTGGAGGGCAGTGCTCTGTCTTGCTTCTGGTGTGTGTGGCCAGGCCTCAGTCACCCCCAAGGCTATGGCTAAGCTTGAGCTCCCACCAAAGAAACGTAGTCCTCCAACCCTGAGGGATATCCTGGAGCTAGACTTTGGACAACTCAAAGCTTACAGGATTCCTGAAACTGAGAATGTCTCCAGAAAGACCTTTTAGAATGTCACAGCCTAATTCTTACTGCAGCACTGCTAACAACTCCCCAGTGCAGGATGCCTTGGAGTCAGTGGAAACACATGGACGATGCAAGTAGGGGACGTATAGGGCACCTTGGTGCTGCTTCTGGCTCTGTGTCTGCGTGTCTGCATAACTGTGGTCAAGTCCCTTCCCTATCTGCCTTAGTTTCCCCAACAGTGTAACATTAATGATGAAATTAAGCTGCCCTTGTCCTGCCTGTGGATGCATCGGATGGAAAGGGCAGTGAGGGCACTCTGCATGAGCCTGCTCTTTGTACTGATGCGGAATATTCTCACTGTGTTACAGAGTGTTGTGATGATTGTTTTTGACAACGAGAAGATTCCGACAGAGCAGCTCAAGTTCTGGAAGCACTGGCATTCTCGCCAGCCCACAGCCAAGCAGAGAGTCATTGACGTTGGTATGAGCATGGCTGTGACGGCTGGGTTGGGTTGACAGCTTCTAGCGCCAGTTTACTGCATTTCCAATACACAATAACACTGCTGCAGCTCAAAACTCTGGCCTGTGGGGAAGCAGTGGGGAGTAGGCTGATCTGCTGGCTTCAGATCCTTTCTGTCTGATGAACTGTCCTCCAGGATTTAAGCTGTTGTTTGCCAGGTGTTGGGATGTGCACAAGGAGCCCAAAATACATCAGAGAAGAGCCTCAGTCTGAGGAGCAAAAACTGCTGAACTCTTGTGGCTCTTAGAGATGTGACCTTTGGCCTCTTGGAGTCTGGGAGTCTGAGTTAGGAAAGGCTTTGGTACTGCTTGTCCTTCTCCACTGCTGGCACACAGGGTTTATAGCACGTTGTGCTGGGCCAAAGGCTGGggtagggttagggttaggggtAGGGGTAGCACCTTGCTGAGCACAACATGGCTCAGAGCAAGACACGTGGTCGTTCAAATTTAGAACCAATGAACGTTGACTTTGTATAAAATCACTGCACAAATAGCAGTCGCCAGCCAGGACGTTGGGTCATTTCTGGCCTTACGGATACATGCTAAGGTTTAAGCAGTGGTCAGCCAGTGAGAGGAAGACTTTCGGGGTGTGGAAAGCCCAGGGAATGCAAACAGTTCTGCAGGCAGGGTATAAGCTGCTTCTTCATTGCATTTCAGCTGACTGTAAAGAAAATTTCAACACAGTTCAGAACATCGAGGAGTTAGCCTACAATGCGCTGTCCTTTGTGTGGAACATCCACGAAGAAGCAAAGGTACAATCTGCTTATGGAGGGGAAATGGGAAACCCTAGGCCTTTCTAACAGCACAGCCATGACCATCCACTCTCTCGTTCTCAAGTGAAAGACAGAGTTTCAAATCCAAACAACATTATGCCAGCGGCCCCAGGTAGCGTTTATCTGCTAGGACAGCAGGGAAGGACACAGTGCTTCTCTGTGTGTTTAAGCATTGCTGTTAGCTAGTAAACATTCTGGCTACACCTGAGACTGGctcagtgatgttttttttgctgcttatGGATAACTCTGAATAAAGCCCTTTGCAGCAGGCAGTGATCAGGGCTCTACTCACATATGGGTGAAGCCTATTTAAATAAACTGCAGCTCAGGGAACAAGGACCTTCCTTTCAAGGCAGAGTTTTGATGCAGAAGTGACTGACCACCCTTTTCTGAGTTGTGTGATGTGGAAGGGAGCCGAGCAGGTCACAAGATCCCTTTTAACCTTAAAATCTGCAAAGCTTATATCAACATCTGTCCTACAAAGAGAAAGAGCTCTGCTGTCTCTTCTGCATCTCTTTGTCTCTTGTtaatgctttgctttccagtgCAGATTGAAagaagcatattaaaaaaaaagatgaaagagctaagaaaaaaaaaaaaagaaaagcataaattCTGTCTCCCTGAAACTGGTAGCTTGGGAAAACTCTGGTTTGCTTTGGAATCTCATTAAGCCCTTCTTTTAGCCCAAAGGCGACCTTAGTCTTTTACAACCCAAGAGGTTAACAAATGTCTTCAAGGCAAAGTtgtcagaaatggaaatatgtCAGGTATGTGGCAAGCCCTCAGGGGCACCTCAGCaaaactggatttaactctTAGCAGAAACTCTGTACACGTACTGGCCTGGGGCTAGTAGGGGTGAGACTTCAGAGAGCTGCGCTGGGAGCCACTGTGTGTGGGGGGGCTGGTGTCTGGGTCCTCAGAGCTACCTGTTACTTCTGTTCTTGCAACTAAACTTCACACTACAGAGAAgtggtttcttttctgtctgtagaTATTGAGTAGATCTGATGCTAGATTTCAAGGCTGAAATCCTCAGCCAAAGCCCTGTGGAGGGAGCTGTGTGagcttcagcagctgcaaatCTGTTCCCAAGGAGTTCAGGGGAAATTTCAGGGTCACGCAAGTGAGTTGGTAATTTGGAGATATAATGTGGATTACCTGTgtacagcttttcttcataagtTCCCACTGGAGGTAACTGATTCCATACTAGTGACCAAGGAGACCAGCAGAGGAGGAACATTTGTTTGGCAAACAACAGTGATTTGTGATTCTTGAAAGATGAAGCCTAgaccttctcccttcctccaggGCATTGCTGTCTGAAGGTCACTTGTTcagctgaaagagcagaaatatCAGCAAGAACGTCCCCGGACAGAGTTTGCTTCTGGTctgaaggaaggggacagactttttagcagggtctgtgctgatagaacaaggggaaatggtttctagctcaaagagggtagatttaggttagatataaggaaaaaaccttttacagtgagggtggtgaggcactggaacaggttgtctagtgatgtggttgatgccccgtccctggagactttcaaggcaaggctggataaggccctgggcgacctgatctagctgtggtgtccctgttcattgcagggaatttggactaggtggccttcagagatcccttccaactctacggattctatgattccgtaAACTGAGGGGAGTGGATGGCTCAAGTGGTAACAGAGAGCAGGAGACAACTGGGGACATAACAGCGCGGTGTGATAAAGGATGAGCTGTCCGTTCAAAACTCTTTCccctggagagctgctgtgggTGATGGGGGAGCATGTAGTTAGAAATGACCCACAACTGTGCTAAGGTGGGGAACCATAGCCCACATGCACAGCGAAGGCTGGGAACATTGAGGTTTGTCTCGTGAGCTCCTTTTGTTCCATCAAACTTCTGATGGATGTTTGAGGATGTTTTCAGTGCCAACAAGCTGTAGCCAATTCTGTTCCTATTTGCAGGTGTTTATTGGGGTGAATTGCCTGAGCACCGACTTCTCCTCACAGAAAGGAGTGAAAGGTGTCCCGCTGAACCTCCAGATCGACACTTACGACTATGGCAGTGGGACCAGCCAGCTGGTACACCGTGCTGTCTGCCAGATCAAGATATTCTGTGATAAGGTACAACACTGCTCTTCCACCAGCTTGGCTGAGAGAAACGTTAAACTCCAGGAGGTGAAACAGAGAGGTTGTGAGAGGCCAAGcagtgcagcaggcagtgcGGAGGGGCACTGGCAGCTCAGCACACTTGGTTGAGCAAGACAGGGCAGCCACGATGTGTCTTGTACCACCAAGACCTTTACAGAACAGAGACTTAAGAAAGTTTTCTCTATTTCAGGCCTATGTGGGATTGTACCTTGTAATTAATTCTCCAATTCtgacatgtttttaaatagtaGAAGAGATGAGAATCTCCTCTGAGGTTCTTCCTCAGCCTCAGACA from Numida meleagris isolate 19003 breed g44 Domestic line chromosome 22, NumMel1.0, whole genome shotgun sequence includes these protein-coding regions:
- the GRHL3 gene encoding grainyhead-like protein 3 homolog isoform X1 encodes the protein MSNELDFRSVRLMKNDTMNFQKFSYTNEDEAWKTYLENPLTAATKAMMRVNGDDDSVAALSLLYDYYMVPKEKRILTSGMMGRNELGKRHCHGMEYDSEIASFDGSAHLMKLLSENTSMAQEYCEPQKKNGLSLESIPSPHKPAILPPGTSKLDATPDTYMVPPGDVYDNNSLNSLFETIPVATPQQRWQPDSTFKEDPQESLLFSDILKPQPELPCPESYPTDGVKSDFEYTLGSPKAIHIKSGDSPMAYLNKGQFYPITLRTAGDSKCLHLSSNKVKSVVMIVFDNEKIPTEQLKFWKHWHSRQPTAKQRVIDVADCKENFNTVQNIEELAYNALSFVWNIHEEAKVFIGVNCLSTDFSSQKGVKGVPLNLQIDTYDYGSGTSQLVHRAVCQIKIFCDKGAERKMRDDERKQFRRKGKCLDSNNNGLKGCLLSGFRGNEITFLRPETDLETKPVLFIPNLHFSNQQRCGTALPPAVPNSANRLPLKRSGASFTDEFDPVPPKQTKEEDPQRVLLYVRRESEEVFDALMLKTPDLQGLRTAISEKYGLPEESIYKVYKKCKRGILVNMDNNIIQHYSNHMAFLLDMVEAEDKIQVILKEL
- the GRHL3 gene encoding grainyhead-like protein 3 homolog isoform X3; translation: MSNELDFRSVRLMKNDTMNFQKFSYTNEDEAWKTYLENPLTAATKAMMRVNGDDDSVAALSLLYDYYMVPKEKRILTSGMMGRNELGKRHCHGMEYDSEIASFDGSAHLMKLLSENTSMAQEYCEPQKKNGLSLESIPSPHKPAILPPGTSKLDATPDTYMVPPGDVYDNNSLNSLFETIPVATPQQRWQPDSTFKEDPQESLLFSDILKPQPELPCPESYPTDGVKSDFEYTLGSPKAIHIKSGDSPMAYLNKGQFYPITLRTAGDSKCLHLSSNKVKVFIGVNCLSTDFSSQKGVKGVPLNLQIDTYDYGSGTSQLVHRAVCQIKIFCDKGAERKMRDDERKQFRRKGKCLDSNNNGLKGCLLSGFRGNEITFLRPETDLETKPVLFIPNLHFSNQQRCGTALPPAVPNSANRLPLKRSGASFTDEFDPVPPKQTKEEDPQRVLLYVRRESEEVFDALMLKTPDLQGLRTAISEKYGLPEESIYKVYKKCKRGILVNMDNNIIQHYSNHMAFLLDMVEAEDKIQVILKEL
- the GRHL3 gene encoding grainyhead-like protein 3 homolog isoform X2 codes for the protein MKNDTMNFQKFSYTNEDEAWKTYLENPLTAATKAMMRVNGDDDSVAALSLLYDYYMVPKEKRILTSGMMGRNELGKRHCHGMEYDSEIASFDGSAHLMKLLSENTSMAQEYCEPQKKNGLSLESIPSPHKPAILPPGTSKLDATPDTYMVPPGDVYDNNSLNSLFETIPVATPQQRWQPDSTFKEDPQESLLFSDILKPQPELPCPESYPTDGVKSDFEYTLGSPKAIHIKSGDSPMAYLNKGQFYPITLRTAGDSKCLHLSSNKVKSVVMIVFDNEKIPTEQLKFWKHWHSRQPTAKQRVIDVADCKENFNTVQNIEELAYNALSFVWNIHEEAKVFIGVNCLSTDFSSQKGVKGVPLNLQIDTYDYGSGTSQLVHRAVCQIKIFCDKGAERKMRDDERKQFRRKGKCLDSNNNGLKGCLLSGFRGNEITFLRPETDLETKPVLFIPNLHFSNQQRCGTALPPAVPNSANRLPLKRSGASFTDEFDPVPPKQTKEEDPQRVLLYVRRESEEVFDALMLKTPDLQGLRTAISEKYGLPEESIYKVYKKCKRGILVNMDNNIIQHYSNHMAFLLDMVEAEDKIQVILKEL